The genomic DNA CTCATGGCGAAGTAGGCCCCGATCGTGACCTAGTGCCGCTGGTGGCCGGTGACCTGCTTCGCGACGGCGCGGGTGTCGTACCAGAGGCTGAGCCGGGCGATGCGGCCGTCGTCGTCGACATCGATCACGTCGACCGCGTCGAAGGTCACCGGTGCCCCGTCGGCGGTGCGCCCGGTGAACGTGATCTCGGCCGTGACGACCTGCCCGGCGACCGAGATCCGCGTCGGCTCGTCGTGGGACTCGGCGAAGCCGGCCAGCAGCGGCGGGTAGTACGCGGCGACGTCCTCACGCCCCCTCCGGGCGCGCGACCCGACCGGGCGCAGCTCCGCGTCGTCGGCGAACAGGGCGGCCAGCGCCTCGTAGTCGCGCGCGTTGACCGCGTCGAAGTAGGCGCGGACGGTCTGCTCGGGAGTTCTCATCGCCACCATGGCCCTGGTATTCTACCTTCCGTTCGGTAAACCGCTGGTCGAGGAGGCGCGGTGCGAGGGCTGATCGGTGTCGACGCGATCGACCACGTCGCCGTGGCCGTGCGGTCGCTCGAGGCGGCCGTCCCGCTGTTCGTCGACCTCCTCGGCGGCGAGTTCGTCCACGGCGGGGACGACCCCGCCCTCGGCCTGCGCACGATGCAGCTGCGGATGCCGCCCGCGGGCCTCCGCCTCGAGCTGATGCAGCCCGCGACGGACGACTGCTACCTCCACGACGTGCTCGACCGCCGCGGCGAGGGCCTGCACCACATCACCATCCGGGTCCACGACATCGACGTCGCCGTCGCCGCGCTCGAGGCGGCCGGCATCGACCTGGTCGACACCGACACCGAGACCGACCCGGTGTGGAAGGTGACCTACATCCGACCGAAGTCGGCCTTCGGCGCGCTGCTGCAGATCGTCGAGACCTCCCACGACTGGGACCAGCCCATGGAGGGCATCACGATGGACGACGTGCTCGCCGGCCGCTGGGAGTGGGACACCGTCAACACCCTCAGGAGGCGGGCATGAGCGCCGAGGCCGAGCTGCTCGACGTCGAGGAGGCCGACGTACAGGAGCGCTTCTTCGACGAGGGGTGGACCGACGGGCTGCCGATCGTCCCGCCGACGCCGGACCGCGTCCTCGACATGCTCCTCGCCGGCGGCGTGACCGACCCCGACGACGTCCTCGGCACCGTCCCCCAGCGCGGGATCGCCGTCACCGCGGAGAAGGCGGCCATCAACGCGGTCATGGCCGGCTGCCGGCCCGAGTACTTCCCCATCGTCCTGGCCGGGCTCGGCGCCATGCTCGACCCCGCGTTCAACGCGCACGCGGCGACGACCAGCACGGGTGGGGCGGCGGTGTGCACGATCGTCAGCGGGCCCCTCGCCCGCGAGGTCGGCATGAACGCCACCCACAACGTCCTCGGCCCGGGCAACCGGGCGAACGCGACGATCGGCCGCGCCCTGCGGCTGGTGGCGTCGAACGTGCTGGGCGCGAAGTCCGGCGGGCTCGACGGCTCGTCGGTCGGCCACCCCGGCAAGTACACGCTGTGCTTCGCCGAGGACCCGCCGATGGCCCCCTGGGAGCCGTTCGGGGTGTCCCTCGGCTACGACCCCGACGACACGGTCGTGACCGTCGTCGCCACTGAGGGACCGCGGCAGGTCGCCAACCACCTGGTCGAGGACCCCGAGCGCGTCCTGCTCACCTTCGCCGCCGCGATGAAGGTGCCGTCGAACTACGTGTCCGGCAAGGGCGCCCAGGGCGTCGTGGTGCTGGGCCACGAGCACCAGCTCGCCGTCGTGCAGGCCGGGTGGTCGCGCCGGCAGGTGCAGGAGTTCCTGGCCGAGGCGTCGCGGATCACCCCGGACGAGCTCCGGGCCGCCGGCATCGACCTGCCGGTCGGCTCCACGCACGACCTCGTCCCCGACGCCGACGGGAAGCTCGGGACCGTGACCGGACCCGACGACGTCCTCGTGGTGACCGCCGGCGGTGCCGGGGCCGGGTGGTCGGCGTACATCCCCATGTGGGCGCCGGTGGACATCGCCCGGTCGCGGGCGGTCAGCCGCCGCGTCCGCCCGCCCGGCGAGGCGCTGCCGGACTGCGGCCCGGACGGCTGCGAGGTCGACCTGGGTGCGCTCGGGGAGGGGTCATGACCACGATCCGCGTGCACCGGCCGGACCTGGCGCCCGGTGACACCGCCCCCCTCGAGATGGCGCCGCGCGAGCCGCAGCCCTCCGGGGCGCGCCTGCTGCTGGTCGACAACGGCAAGCCGAACGCGAAGGCCCTCCTCGGCCACATCGCCGACCGGCTGCGCGACCTCATCGACGTCGCCGACGTCGAGGTCCACTCCAAGCCCTCCGCGGCGGCGCCGCTCGACGCCGACGTGACCCGGATGCTGGCCGTGCGGTCGCGCCTGGTCATCTCGGGCCTCGGCGACTGAGGAGCCTGCACCGCGTGCAGTCTGCACGACGCCGTCCAGTTCGAGCGCCTCGGGGTCCCCGCGACGCTCGTCATGACCGAGCCCTTCCAGGGCCTCGCCGCCCGCTTCGGGGCGACCCTCGGGGCGCCCGCGTACCCGGCGGTCATGGTCCCCCACCCGGTGTCCTCGAAGGACGACGCGCACCTCCGGGCGCTGGCGGACCGGGTCGCGCCGGACGTGGCGGCCCGGTTGACCCGCGGGGCCGGCGCCTGACGACCCGCTCAGCGGCTCCGGGCGGTGCGGTCCGCGGTGTCGCCGGTGACGCCGTCCTCGCGGAGGTCGCGCTTGCGGACCTTGCCCGAGGGCGTCATGGGCAGGGCGTCGGTGACGCGGACGTAGCGCGGCACGGCGAAGTCCGGCAGCCGCTCGGAGGCCCACGCCCAGAGGGCGTCGGGGTCCACGACCGCCCCGGCGGCGGGCACGAGCACGACCATGACCTCGTCCTCGCCCGCCTCGTGGTCCGCGGGCACCGCCACGACCGCGCACTCGGCGACGTCGGGGTGGGCCAGGATCGCGGACTCGACCTCGTAGGAGCTGATGTTCTCCCCGCGGCGGCGGAGGGCGTCCTTCAGCCGATCGACGAAGTAGAACCACCCGTCGGCGTCGCGGCGCAGGCCGTCGCCGGTGTGGAACCACAGGTTCCGGAACGCCTCGACGGTCCGGTCGGGCATCCCGTGGTACCCGAGCGTCGTGATCCACGGGATCCGGGGCCGGACGACGAGCTCGCCGACCTCCCCGACGGCGACCTCCTCGTCGGTCTCGGGGTCGACCAGCCGGACGTCGAAGAAGTCGGCGTTCGCGAGGCCCGCGGCACCCGCCGGACGCGGCTCGCCGTAGGGGGTCATGATCGGCATCGACGTCTCGGTCAACCCGAACACCTCGACGAACGCCTCGACGCCGAAGCGCTCCCGGAACCCGTCGACGTAGGACGCCGTCGGCGCCGCGAAGACGCAGCGCAGGGCGGTGTCGGCGTCATCGGGGCGGGGCGGCTGCTTCCAGACGAAGTCCATCATCACGCCGACGAAGTTCGTGACCGTGGCACCGGCCTCGCGGATCCGCTCGACCCAGCGGGTCGCGCTGAAGCGGCTGTGCAACACGAACCGGGCGCCGGCGATCAGGGCGGGGTAGGCGGCGAGGAACTGGGCGTTGCCGTGGAAGAGCGGCCCCATGACCAGGTAGGTGTCCGCGTCGGTGAGGCGCGTGAGGCTGACGCACTCGTCGGCGAAGAAGTACATGTGAGCGTGCGCCATCACCACGCCCTTGGAGGGGCCGGTGGTCCCCGACGTGAACAGGATGCCGACCGGGTCCCGGGGGTCGGGGTCGGCCAGCACGCCCTCCGCGGCCACCGCACGAGCGCCCGCTGGGAGATCCCGCCACGGCGCCGCCGACCAGCCCGCGGCCGTCAGGCGCTCACAGGCCGCCGTCACGTCGGCGTCCGCGCCGAGCACCCAGAAGCGCTCGATGCAGCCGGCGGCGTCGGCGATGTCGACGAACCGGTCCGCGAACGCGGCGTCGACGACCGCGACCCGGGGGGAGGCGACGCGCACCTGGTGGGACAGGAAGTCGCCGAGGTAGGCGGTGTTGATCGGCACCTCGACCATGCCGGCGAGCGCTGCACCGAACCAGCTGAGGACGTACGCCGAGGAGTTGGGGGCCATGATCAGCACCCGGTCGCCGGGGTCGCCGTCCCGCCGGAGGGCCACGGCGATGGCCTCCGCGTCGCCCAGCACCTCGGCGAACGTGCGGCGCACCCCCTCCTCCGGGCAGTCGAGGTAGACGCGGTCCGGGTGGGTCCGCGCCCGCGTGCGCAGCACGCGTGGCAGGGTCCAGTCCGCCGGATCGGCGAACGTCAGGCGCATCTCGTCGTACGTGCGGACCACGACGGCGTTATACCATACGCATGATGATCATAGATTGGTGCTCCACATGATCGAGTTCGAGCTGCCCGAGCGGTACGTCGCCATCCGCGACGAGGCCCGTGCCCTGGCGGGGCGCATCGCCCACGTGGCGGTCGAGGCGGACGCGATGAGCGACGCGGTCCACCCCGAGGTGCTCGCCGCCCTGCGCGACAGCGGGCTCGCCGACCTGGTCGTCCCCGGCGCCCACGGCGGCCGCTTCGACGACGTCGACCCGCTGGCGGTGTGCGTGGCCCGCGAGGGGATGATGGGCACCTCCGCCCACCTCGACAGCCTGTTCGCCCTGCAGGGGATCGGCAGCTACGCGATCACCCGCGGCGGGACACCCGACCAGCAGGCGCACTGGCTGCCGCGCGTCGGGCGCGCGGAGGTGCTGGCCGCCCTTGCGCTGACCGAGCCGGTGGCCGGATCGGACCTCAAGTCCCTGACCACCACCATCGAGCGGACCGCGGACGGCCTGGTCGTCCGCGGCGAGAAGGCATTCATCTCGAACGCCGGCCACGCCGCGTTCTACACCGTCCTCGGCCGTGAGGGCGACGGCTGGTCGGTCGTGCTGGTGCCCGCCGACGCCGCGGGCCTGTCGACGGAGCCGAGCCCCGAGATCATCGCCCCGCACGTGCTCGGGTCGGTCGTCCTCGACGACGTCGTCGTCGACGAGTCCCACCGCCTGGGCGAGCCCGGCCGCGGCTTCGACCTGGTCCTGTCCACCCTCGCGGTGTTCCGCGTATCCGTCGCCGGGGCCGCGATCGGGCTGGCGGAGGCGGCGCTCGCCGAGGCGACCCGCCACGCGACCGAGCGCGAGCAGTTCGGACGGCCCCTCGCACGGCTCGGCGCGGTGGCCGCGCTGCTCGCGGACTCCTGGACCGACCTCGAGCAGGCGCGGCTCCTGACCTACCGGTCGGCGGCGCGGGCGCGGACCGACCCGCTGGCCGCGCTGCCGCACTCGTCGATGGCGAAGCTCGCCGCATCCGAGGCCGCCGGGCGCATCGTCGACCGCTGCGTGCAGGTGATGGGCCGCTGGGGGCTCATCCGCGACTCGACGATCGAGCGGCTCTACCGCGCGGCACGGCCCATGCGGGTCTACGAGGGCGCGTCGGAGGTGCTGCGGCTCGGCATCGCGAAGGCCCTGACCGACGAGCACGCGGCGGGGGTGCGCTGATGGACCTGGGTTTGGAGGGGCAGGTCGCGATCGTCACCGGGGCGAGCCGCGGGCTGGGTGCCGCCGCCGTCCGCGCGCTGGTGGCCGAGGGCGTGCGGGTCGTCGCCGCCGCGCGGAGCGTCGACGACCTCGAGGCGCTCGCGGCCGAGGCGCCGTCGCAGATCCGCGCCGCGCCGTGCGACATGACCGACCTCGACGTCGTCGCGGGCCTGGTCGACGTGGCCCTCGACGCCTTCGGGGGCCTCGACGTCGTGGTGAACAACGCCGGCATCGCACCGGCCGGGCCGTTCGAGGACCAGCCGCCCGAGGAGTGGGAGCGGGTGCTCCGGGTCAACGTCACCGCGCCGGCGACGCTGTGCCGGGCGGCCGGTCGGGTGATGCTCGCCCAGGGCCGCGGCCGGATCCTCAACATCGCGTCGACGTCGGGGCTGCGCGGGAAGCCTCAGCTCGTCTCGTACTCCGCGAGCAAGGGCGCGCTGCTGCGCCTGACCGAGGCCCTGGCGGCGGAGTGGGCGGGACGCGGCGTCGGCGTCGTCGCGATCGCGCCGGGGGCGTTCGCGACGCGTGCGCAGGCCGCGGTGCTCGACGACCCGGAGGTCCTGCGACGCCGGCTGCGGAAGATCCCGGCGGGACGGATGGGTGACGACGACGACTTCGGTCCGCTCGTCTGCTACCTCGCGTCGCCGCTCGCCTCCTTCGTCACCGGCGCGACGTTCGTCATCGACGGCGGCGAGGTCCACAAGCTCTAGGCGGGCGCCCCCTCAGATCTGAGCCCCGGGTCCGCCCACGGAGCCACCCCTCAGATCTGCGCCGGCGGTCGGGCTCACGCCCACTGGACCACCTCTCAGATCTGAGCCCCGGGTCCGCCCACGTAGCCACCCCTCAGATCTGCGCCGGCGGTGGGGTGGTGCCGGCGCCCTCGGGGTTGCGGAGGCGGTCCCGCTCGGCCAGGAGGAAGAGCAGCCCGTCGAGCTCCCGGTCGATCGCCGCGGCCAGGGGGAGCTCGGCGCCGGCGAGCATGGCCTCCTTGACCGCGCGGAGCGCCTCCGGCGGCTTGGCGGCCAGGGCACCGGCGAGCTCGTCGACCGCCGCGGCCAGCTGCACCCGCGGGACCGACCGGTTCACCAGGCCCAGGCGGGCGGCCTCGGGCCCGCGGAGCCGGGTGCCGAGGAAGATCAGCTCGGTGGCCCTGGCCGTCCCGATCAGCCGGGGCAGGCGCTGCGTGCCGCCACCGCCGGGCATGAGCCCGTGGTCGACCTCGGTCAGCCCGACGGTGGCCTCGTCGGCCATCACCCGCAGGTCGCAGGCGAGCGCCATCTCGAAGCCGCCGCCGAGGGCCGCGCCGTTGATGGCGGCGATGGTGGGCCGGGGCAGGCGGGCGAGCTGCTCGATGTCGCGTGATGCCCGCAGGCGCGTGCGGCGCTCGAGGGGCGTCTCGGGGCCGGCGGCCTCCTTGAGGTCCATCCCCGCGCAGAAGTGGCGGTCGCCGGCACCGGTGAGGACGACGACCCGCACCGCGTCGTCGGTGGCGACGCGGGTGTAGACCTCGGCCAACTCGTCGCGCATCTGCTGGTTGCGGGCGTTGGCGGCCTGCGGCCGGTCGAGGGTGATGGTGGCGACCCCGCGGTCGTCGAGGTCGACGGCGATGGCGTCGTGGCCGGCCACGTCAGAGCCGCTCGATGATGGTGGCGTTGGCCTGGCCGCCGGCCTCGCACATCACCTGCAGGCCGTAGCGGCCGCCGCGGCGTTCGAGCTCGCACAGGAGGGTGGTCATGAGGCGGGTCCCCGAGCACCCGAGGGGGTGGCCGAGCGCGATGGCTCCGCCGTTCACGTTCAACCGGTCGTCCGGCACGTCGAACTCGCGCTGCCATGCGAGGGGGACGGAGGCGAACGCCTCGTTGACCTCGAACAGGTCGATGTCGTCCGTCGTCAGCCCCGCCCGGTCGAGCACCTTCTGCGTGGCCGGCATGATCGCGGGGAGCATCATGGTCGGGTCGTCGCCCACGACAGCCATGTCGACCACGCGGGCGCGGGCCCGCAGGCCGAGGGACGCCGCGACGTCCGCGGCCGCGATGAGCACCGCGGAGGCGCCGTCGCTGATCTGGGAGGAGTTGCCGGCGGTGACGACCCACCCCAGCTCGGGGTGGCGGCGGCGTGCCTCGTCGCTGGCGAACGCGGGCTGCAGGGCGGCCAGGGCCTCCATCGAGGTCGACGGGCGGATGCCCTCGTCGGTGGTGACCGTGCCCGCCGCGGTGTCGACCGCGACGATCTCGGCGTCGAAGCGCCCCTCGACCGTGGCGGCGTGCGCCCGCTGGTGCGAGGCGAGGGCCACGGCGTCGAGCGCCTCGCGGTCGAGCGCCCACTTCGCCGCGATCCGCTCCGCGGCGATCCCCTGGGACACCAGGCCCTGGGGGTCGCGGGCCCGCACACCCTCGCCGAGGTGGTCGGCGCCGGCGGTGTTCGACTGCATGCGGACGCGGCTGAGCATCTCCACGCCACCCGCGACGACGAGGTCGTACGCCCCGGCCGCGACCCCCTGCGCGGCGAAGTGCACCGCCTGCTGGGAGGACCCGCACTTGCGATCCACCGTCGTCGCCGGGACGTGCTCGGGGTAGCCGGCAGCCAGCACGGCCTGGCGGGTCAGGTTGCCGCCCTGCTCGCCGATCTGCGTCACGTTCCCGCCGATCACGTCGTCGATGCGCCCCGGATCGACGCCAGCCCGCTCGACCAGCCGGGCGAGGACCAGGGCGAACAGGTCGACGGGGTGCCACGACGCGAGGGCCCCGCCCTCCCTCCCGCGCCCCGTCGGGGTGCGGACCGCATCCACGATCACCGCGTCGCGCAGCGGTCCCCTCATCACGTCCTCCAAGCGGGTCGATGTCCCTCCAGCTCTTATCTATGATAACAGTTAGGCTTGAATTGGAGCCGGTCGGCGAGGCCCCCGGGGATGGGGCCCGAGAGGTGTGGGCAGGGCATGAGACGAGTGGTGACGGTGCGGGACGCGACGGGGCGGTCGTCGATCCAGGTCGACGACGAGCCGGAGGCGGTGGTCCGGTTCGGTCCCGGCTTCGCGGTGTACGACCTGTGGCGCACCGAGGCGCCACCCACGTCGCCCGTCGACGGGCACGTGCCGGACGCGTACACCTTCGAACCGCCGACCGGGGCGGTGTTCCGCATCGTCGTCATCCCGCCGGACGAGGTCGTCGAGGTGTCGATACGCCGTGGGGACCGGTGGGGGCAGAACAGCCCGTACCGCGAGACGGGCGACGCCTACGGGTTGCACGCCACCGCCACCCAGGACTACGTCACCGTCCTGTCCGGCCGGGTGGACCTGCGGATGCCCGACGGCGACCAGGTCCGGCTCGAACCCGGCGACGTCGCGGTCCAGTGCGGCGCGGTCCACGCGTGGCGCAACCCCGGTCCCGACCCGCTGGTGCTGTCGGTGGTGATGCTGGGCACGCGCCACGGCGCCGACGACGGCGGGGATCAGCCCTCGGAGTAGTCGTAGAACCCCCGCCCGGTCTTCCGGCCGAGGTGCCCGGCGGCGACCATGTTGCGCAGGCCGACAGTCGGGCGGAAGCGGTCCCCGTGCGCCCGCTCGAGCGACTCGATCGCGTGCAGGTAGGTGTCGAGTCCGTTGAAGTCGCCGAGCTCGAGGGGACCCATCGGGAAGTTGAAGCCGAGCTTCATCGCGGTGTCGATGTCCTCGGCGGTGGCGACCCCCTCCTCGAGCATGCGCAGGCACTCGAGGCGGAGGATGGCGTAGGCGCGGGAGGTGATGAACCCGGGGCTGTCCTTCTGGCAGACCACGACGGTCTTGCCGAGGCCGGTGGCGAACTCCCGGGCCCGCTCGAGGGCGTCGTCGGCGGTGGCCAGGCCGCGGACGAGCTCGCACAGCCGCATCAGCACCGGCGGGTTGAAGAAGTGCATCCCGACCAGGCGGCTCGCGTCGTCGCCGAGCGCGGCGCCGATGCTGGTGATCGACAGCTGGGAGGTGTTGGTCCCGAGCAGCGCGCCGGCCGGTGCGGCCGCGACGACCTCGGCGAGGACCTGGTGCTTCACCTCGAGGAGCTCCGGCACGGCCTCCACCACCACGTCGGCGGCACCGACGGCCTCGTCGAGGGCGGTCGTGAACGTCAGCGACTCCCGGGCGGCGTCGGCCTCCGCCTCGCTCAGCCGGTCCTTCTCGCACAGCTTGGCGAGGCTGGACTCGATCGCGTCGCGGGCTCGCCCGAGCTCGGCCTCCCCGACGTCCCTGATCGCCACCGCGTGGCCGGCCATCGCCGCCAGCTGGGCGATGCCGCTGCCCATGATGCCCCCACCGATCACCGCGACCTTCATCTCCGGACCTCCTGTCGAACCTCAGCTGCGTCCGAGCAGCAGCGTGTTGTGGTACTGCGCCCCCGACCCCGCCCCGGTCGCGACCGCCACCTCGGCGTCCGCGACCTGGCGAGACCCCGCCTCACCGCGCAGCTGGTGGACGGCCTCCACGACCTTGAGGGTCGGACCGCCCCAGCCGATGTGTGAGTACGACAGCAGCCCCCCGTCGGGGTTGACCGGGAGACCCTGCCCGAGGGCGATGCCGACGTCGCCGACGAAGGCCGGGCCCTCGCCGGGGTCGCACAGCCCGAGGACCTCGAGCTGGCGGAGGACCTCGAAGGAGTTGATGTCGTAGAGCAGCGCGACGTCGACGTCGGCCGGTGCCAGCCCCGCCATCGCGAAGGCGTCGGCCGCGGCGTCGCGGCCGATGGTCCAGACCTCCTCGTGGCGGGCGGGGTCGACGTACTGCTGTCGGTGCCACTCCGCGCCGCCGCCGAGGACGCGGACGGGGCTGCGGGTGTCCGCGGCCCGGTCGGCACGCGTGAGGACCATCGCGGCCGCGCCCTCGGTGGCCAGGCACAGGTCGAGGAGGGTGAAGGGCTCCGCGATGGGCGGCGCGGTCAGGACGTCGGCGGCGGTCACGGGCCCGCGACCGCACAGGACGGCATCGGGGTTCGCGTGCCCGTGGGTGCGGATCGTCGCCGCGGCCGCGGCCGCGCCCTCCCGGTAGCCGGGCACGAGGTGGAGCTGGCGCTGGGCGACGAGGGCGAAGTGCACGGCGGTGAACGCCCCCCAGGGCGCCACGAACTCGTTCTCCGGTCGGGTGTAGGCCGCCACCGCCCCACCGCTGCGGATGCCCGACTGCCCGCCGACCACGAGGACGGTGTGGCACAGGCCGGCGCTGATCGCCGCGGCGGCGTCGAGGACCGCGGGGACGCCCTGGGGGTAGGTGTCCTGGACCCAGCGGAGCGGGTGGCCGAGGAGCGCGGTCCAGTCGACCGACCCCGGGTGCATGACGGTCCCGCCCGGTCCCGGCCACCGAGCCGCGATCCCGTCGACGTCCGCAGGCGCCAGCCCGGCGTCGGCCAGGGCGCCGAGGGCCGCCTCCAGGCACAGCGACAGGGCGGGGCGGTCGATCGCTCGCGCCTGCTCGGTGGTGTGCACCCCGACGACGCGCACGTCGCTGATCGGCACGGTCACACCCTCCGGTCGCCGGTCCACCGCGCGGCGCGGAGGGTGGCCTTGTCGACCTTCCCGACGGCGTTCTTCGGCAGCGAGTCGACGAAGGTGACGGCCTCGGGGACCTTCAGGGTCGACAGGCCCTGACCGCGGCACCACTCGCGCAGGGCGTCGCCGGTCACCGCTCCGCCGGGCGTGCGGGCGACGACGGCGTGCACCGCTTCGCCCCACTCCTCGTCGGGCACACCGATCACGGCCACCTCGAGCACGTCGGGGTGGCGGTGCAGGACCGCCTCGACCTCGGTGGGCGACAGGTTGTGACCGCCGCGGATGATGAGGTCCTTGACCCGGTCGACGATGTGGATGAACCCGTCGGCGTCGACGACGGCGACGTCGCCGGAGCGCACCCACCCGTCGACGAGGGTGCGCGCGGTCCGCTCGGGGTCGCGGTAGTAGCCCTTCATGACGTACGGCGCGGCGAAGATGACCTCGCCACGCTCCCCCACCGCGACGTCCCGGCCGTCGTCGTCGACGACGCGGACGTCCATCAGGTACGACGGCTGGCCGGCGGAGCCGAGCAGCTCCGGTCGGCCGGCGAGCGCGGCGACGTGGTCGGCCTTCCGCAGCATCGTCCCGATCGAGGCGACCTC from Euzebya sp. includes the following:
- a CDS encoding nuclear transport factor 2 family protein — encoded protein: MVAMRTPEQTVRAYFDAVNARDYEALAALFADDAELRPVGSRARRGREDVAAYYPPLLAGFAESHDEPTRISVAGQVVTAEITFTGRTADGAPVTFDAVDVIDVDDDGRIARLSLWYDTRAVAKQVTGHQRH
- a CDS encoding VOC family protein, yielding MRGLIGVDAIDHVAVAVRSLEAAVPLFVDLLGGEFVHGGDDPALGLRTMQLRMPPAGLRLELMQPATDDCYLHDVLDRRGEGLHHITIRVHDIDVAVAALEAAGIDLVDTDTETDPVWKVTYIRPKSAFGALLQIVETSHDWDQPMEGITMDDVLAGRWEWDTVNTLRRRA
- a CDS encoding UGSC family (seleno)protein, which gives rise to MTTIRVHRPDLAPGDTAPLEMAPREPQPSGARLLLVDNGKPNAKALLGHIADRLRDLIDVADVEVHSKPSAAAPLDADVTRMLAVRSRLVISGLGDUGACTACSLHDAVQFERLGVPATLVMTEPFQGLAARFGATLGAPAYPAVMVPHPVSSKDDAHLRALADRVAPDVAARLTRGAGA
- a CDS encoding AMP-binding protein codes for the protein MRLTFADPADWTLPRVLRTRARTHPDRVYLDCPEEGVRRTFAEVLGDAEAIAVALRRDGDPGDRVLIMAPNSSAYVLSWFGAALAGMVEVPINTAYLGDFLSHQVRVASPRVAVVDAAFADRFVDIADAAGCIERFWVLGADADVTAACERLTAAGWSAAPWRDLPAGARAVAAEGVLADPDPRDPVGILFTSGTTGPSKGVVMAHAHMYFFADECVSLTRLTDADTYLVMGPLFHGNAQFLAAYPALIAGARFVLHSRFSATRWVERIREAGATVTNFVGVMMDFVWKQPPRPDDADTALRCVFAAPTASYVDGFRERFGVEAFVEVFGLTETSMPIMTPYGEPRPAGAAGLANADFFDVRLVDPETDEEVAVGEVGELVVRPRIPWITTLGYHGMPDRTVEAFRNLWFHTGDGLRRDADGWFYFVDRLKDALRRRGENISSYEVESAILAHPDVAECAVVAVPADHEAGEDEVMVVLVPAAGAVVDPDALWAWASERLPDFAVPRYVRVTDALPMTPSGKVRKRDLREDGVTGDTADRTARSR
- a CDS encoding acyl-CoA dehydrogenase family protein; this encodes MIEFELPERYVAIRDEARALAGRIAHVAVEADAMSDAVHPEVLAALRDSGLADLVVPGAHGGRFDDVDPLAVCVAREGMMGTSAHLDSLFALQGIGSYAITRGGTPDQQAHWLPRVGRAEVLAALALTEPVAGSDLKSLTTTIERTADGLVVRGEKAFISNAGHAAFYTVLGREGDGWSVVLVPADAAGLSTEPSPEIIAPHVLGSVVLDDVVVDESHRLGEPGRGFDLVLSTLAVFRVSVAGAAIGLAEAALAEATRHATEREQFGRPLARLGAVAALLADSWTDLEQARLLTYRSAARARTDPLAALPHSSMAKLAASEAAGRIVDRCVQVMGRWGLIRDSTIERLYRAARPMRVYEGASEVLRLGIAKALTDEHAAGVR
- a CDS encoding SDR family NAD(P)-dependent oxidoreductase; translated protein: MDLGLEGQVAIVTGASRGLGAAAVRALVAEGVRVVAAARSVDDLEALAAEAPSQIRAAPCDMTDLDVVAGLVDVALDAFGGLDVVVNNAGIAPAGPFEDQPPEEWERVLRVNVTAPATLCRAAGRVMLAQGRGRILNIASTSGLRGKPQLVSYSASKGALLRLTEALAAEWAGRGVGVVAIAPGAFATRAQAAVLDDPEVLRRRLRKIPAGRMGDDDDFGPLVCYLASPLASFVTGATFVIDGGEVHKL
- a CDS encoding enoyl-CoA hydratase/isomerase family protein, which produces MAGHDAIAVDLDDRGVATITLDRPQAANARNQQMRDELAEVYTRVATDDAVRVVVLTGAGDRHFCAGMDLKEAAGPETPLERRTRLRASRDIEQLARLPRPTIAAINGAALGGGFEMALACDLRVMADEATVGLTEVDHGLMPGGGGTQRLPRLIGTARATELIFLGTRLRGPEAARLGLVNRSVPRVQLAAAVDELAGALAAKPPEALRAVKEAMLAGAELPLAAAIDRELDGLLFLLAERDRLRNPEGAGTTPPPAQI
- a CDS encoding acetyl-CoA C-acyltransferase, whose product is MRDAVIVDAVRTPTGRGREGGALASWHPVDLFALVLARLVERAGVDPGRIDDVIGGNVTQIGEQGGNLTRQAVLAAGYPEHVPATTVDRKCGSSQQAVHFAAQGVAAGAYDLVVAGGVEMLSRVRMQSNTAGADHLGEGVRARDPQGLVSQGIAAERIAAKWALDREALDAVALASHQRAHAATVEGRFDAEIVAVDTAAGTVTTDEGIRPSTSMEALAALQPAFASDEARRRHPELGWVVTAGNSSQISDGASAVLIAAADVAASLGLRARARVVDMAVVGDDPTMMLPAIMPATQKVLDRAGLTTDDIDLFEVNEAFASVPLAWQREFDVPDDRLNVNGGAIALGHPLGCSGTRLMTTLLCELERRGGRYGLQVMCEAGGQANATIIERL
- a CDS encoding cupin domain-containing protein, with product MRRVVTVRDATGRSSIQVDDEPEAVVRFGPGFAVYDLWRTEAPPTSPVDGHVPDAYTFEPPTGAVFRIVVIPPDEVVEVSIRRGDRWGQNSPYRETGDAYGLHATATQDYVTVLSGRVDLRMPDGDQVRLEPGDVAVQCGAVHAWRNPGPDPLVLSVVMLGTRHGADDGGDQPSE
- a CDS encoding 3-hydroxyacyl-CoA dehydrogenase family protein, giving the protein MKVAVIGGGIMGSGIAQLAAMAGHAVAIRDVGEAELGRARDAIESSLAKLCEKDRLSEAEADAARESLTFTTALDEAVGAADVVVEAVPELLEVKHQVLAEVVAAAPAGALLGTNTSQLSITSIGAALGDDASRLVGMHFFNPPVLMRLCELVRGLATADDALERAREFATGLGKTVVVCQKDSPGFITSRAYAILRLECLRMLEEGVATAEDIDTAMKLGFNFPMGPLELGDFNGLDTYLHAIESLERAHGDRFRPTVGLRNMVAAGHLGRKTGRGFYDYSEG
- a CDS encoding thiolase family protein; translated protein: MPISDVRVVGVHTTEQARAIDRPALSLCLEAALGALADAGLAPADVDGIAARWPGPGGTVMHPGSVDWTALLGHPLRWVQDTYPQGVPAVLDAAAAISAGLCHTVLVVGGQSGIRSGGAVAAYTRPENEFVAPWGAFTAVHFALVAQRQLHLVPGYREGAAAAAATIRTHGHANPDAVLCGRGPVTAADVLTAPPIAEPFTLLDLCLATEGAAAMVLTRADRAADTRSPVRVLGGGAEWHRQQYVDPARHEEVWTIGRDAAADAFAMAGLAPADVDVALLYDINSFEVLRQLEVLGLCDPGEGPAFVGDVGIALGQGLPVNPDGGLLSYSHIGWGGPTLKVVEAVHQLRGEAGSRQVADAEVAVATGAGSGAQYHNTLLLGRS